A window of Psychromonas sp. CNPT3 contains these coding sequences:
- a CDS encoding ABC transporter ATP-binding protein, with amino-acid sequence MIVATNIEFMRGGKPLLSGASATINPRQKVGLVGANGCGKSSFFTLLKQETQVDGGDLSIPAKWRLATVAQETPALDSNALQYVIDGDHEFRRLQRELTKAESENAGTKIAELHGLLDNAGGYTIESRAAELLAGLGFSDESQQRNVSDFSGGWRMRLNLAQALLCPSDLLLLDEPTNHLDLDAVIWLEKWLRQYPGTLILISHDRDFIDCIVDKIIHIEQYKFHEYTGNYTSFERQRAEKLAQQQASYEKQETQKQHMQSYIDRFRYKASKAKQAQSRIKALEKMEQLLPAQVDNQFSFSFREPDSLPMPLLTLEKVSAGYDDVLILDKIKLNLVPGSRIGLLGRNGAGKSTLIKLLANELQPVSGKLEINPNAKIGYFAQHQLEFLRLDETPLQHLARLAPGEKELALRNFLGSFGFQGDKALDKVAPFSGGEKARLVLALLVWQKPNLLLLDEPTNHLDLDMRHALTMALQEFSGAMVVVSHDRHLLRTTTDELYLVDNKKVEPFTGDLDDYHKWLSEQQRIQKQAHNSQKKVAVDNVSRKDQKRLDAVFRKKLTPYKKQLQTAENEMDIFTQRLTEIESALVDSTLYESAQKKQLTAFLKEQGELKEKLEDAEMLWMDAQEKIELMQSEFDAQ; translated from the coding sequence ATGATTGTTGCAACTAATATTGAATTTATGCGTGGTGGTAAACCTTTACTGTCGGGAGCGAGTGCAACGATTAATCCACGCCAAAAAGTCGGCCTTGTCGGCGCGAATGGTTGTGGTAAATCGAGTTTTTTTACTTTATTAAAACAAGAAACACAAGTAGATGGCGGTGATTTAAGTATTCCTGCGAAGTGGCGACTCGCCACTGTGGCGCAAGAAACCCCTGCGTTAGACAGCAATGCATTACAGTATGTAATTGATGGTGATCATGAGTTTCGTCGCCTGCAACGAGAGCTCACAAAAGCTGAGTCTGAAAATGCGGGTACTAAAATAGCTGAATTACATGGTTTATTAGATAATGCCGGTGGTTATACGATAGAGTCGCGAGCAGCCGAGCTACTAGCGGGGCTCGGATTTTCAGATGAATCGCAACAACGAAATGTGAGTGATTTTTCAGGTGGTTGGCGAATGCGTTTAAATTTAGCCCAAGCCCTTCTGTGTCCCTCTGACTTATTATTACTTGATGAGCCCACCAACCATTTAGACTTAGATGCGGTGATCTGGCTTGAAAAATGGTTACGTCAATATCCAGGTACGTTGATCCTTATTTCGCATGATCGCGATTTCATTGATTGTATTGTCGATAAAATTATCCATATAGAGCAATATAAGTTTCATGAATATACGGGCAACTATACAAGCTTTGAGCGTCAGCGAGCTGAGAAGTTAGCACAACAACAAGCTTCATATGAAAAGCAAGAAACGCAAAAACAACACATGCAAAGTTATATCGATCGTTTTCGCTACAAAGCAAGTAAAGCAAAACAAGCACAAAGCCGTATAAAAGCATTAGAAAAAATGGAGCAACTACTACCGGCGCAGGTTGATAATCAATTTAGCTTTTCATTTAGAGAGCCAGACTCATTACCGATGCCGTTACTCACGTTAGAAAAAGTCAGTGCGGGTTATGATGATGTTTTAATTTTAGATAAAATTAAATTAAATTTAGTCCCTGGGAGTCGTATTGGTTTACTTGGTCGTAATGGCGCAGGTAAATCTACCTTAATAAAGCTATTGGCAAATGAGTTACAGCCAGTATCTGGGAAGTTAGAAATAAATCCAAATGCTAAAATCGGATATTTTGCCCAACATCAGCTAGAATTTCTACGTTTAGATGAAACGCCTTTACAGCATTTAGCGCGCCTTGCACCGGGAGAAAAAGAGCTAGCCTTGCGTAACTTTTTAGGTAGCTTTGGTTTTCAAGGAGATAAAGCGTTAGATAAAGTCGCTCCTTTTTCGGGTGGCGAAAAAGCACGTCTTGTTTTAGCGCTATTAGTGTGGCAAAAACCCAACCTGCTTTTACTTGATGAACCCACCAACCATTTAGATTTGGATATGCGTCATGCATTAACGATGGCCTTGCAAGAATTTTCGGGTGCGATGGTCGTCGTTTCTCATGATAGACATTTATTGCGAACCACCACGGATGAACTATATTTAGTCGACAACAAAAAAGTAGAGCCTTTTACTGGCGACTTAGATGATTATCATAAATGGTTGTCAGAGCAACAGCGTATACAAAAGCAAGCACACAATAGCCAAAAGAAAGTTGCGGTTGATAATGTCAGTCGTAAAGATCAAAAACGTTTAGATGCTGTTTTTCGTAAAAAGCTGACACCGTATAAAAAGCAATTACAGACCGCTGAAAATGAAATGGACATATTTACGCAACGCTTAACCGAAATAGAAAGCGCGCTGGTAGATAGTACTCTTTATGAAAGTGCACAGAAGAAGCAGTTAACGGCTTTTTTGAAAGAGCAGGGCGAACTAAAAGAAAAGCTTGAAGATGCAGAGATGCTTTGGATGGATGCACAAGAGAAAATAGAGTTAATGCAGTCAGAGTTTGACGCGCAATAA
- a CDS encoding YheV family putative zinc ribbon protein → MTLSKNKKRFIAGAHCPKCNALDTVALTLENAVETLTCVSCAFTQTQTPKQATAATRQFEQLIGVFDATD, encoded by the coding sequence ATGACTTTATCTAAAAACAAGAAACGCTTTATCGCAGGCGCACACTGCCCCAAGTGTAATGCACTTGACACAGTTGCGTTGACACTAGAAAATGCAGTTGAAACGTTGACCTGTGTGTCATGCGCTTTTACACAAACACAAACCCCAAAACAAGCAACTGCCGCAACGCGTCAATTTGAACAGCTAATTGGTGTCTTTGATGCAACAGATTAA
- the slyD gene encoding peptidylprolyl isomerase, translating into MKIKKDLVVSIHFGVAEVDGSSLDSTENGSPLDFIQGAGYLVSGLERELEGKMVGDKFDVKLDAKDAYGEFQEALVQQVPRDLFAGVDNIEVGMSFQADTDQGQRTVEVTAVDDEMISIDANHPLAGMSLQFVGEIVAIREATEEELAHGHIHQAGSSCSGHDHGHKEDHKCCGGDSSKHSEGEHCCSDDHAKKEEKEEEPHGCCGQCH; encoded by the coding sequence ATGAAAATTAAAAAAGATTTAGTGGTATCAATCCATTTTGGTGTCGCTGAAGTCGACGGTAGTTCACTCGATAGCACTGAAAATGGTTCACCTCTTGATTTTATTCAAGGTGCCGGTTACCTTGTTTCAGGTTTAGAGCGCGAACTAGAAGGTAAAATGGTCGGTGATAAATTTGACGTAAAACTTGACGCTAAAGACGCTTATGGTGAATTCCAAGAAGCATTAGTGCAACAGGTACCACGTGATTTATTTGCAGGTGTAGATAACATCGAAGTGGGCATGTCTTTCCAAGCAGATACAGATCAAGGTCAACGCACAGTAGAAGTCACTGCTGTAGATGATGAAATGATCAGTATTGATGCAAACCATCCTCTAGCCGGTATGTCTTTACAGTTTGTAGGTGAAATTGTTGCTATTCGCGAGGCAACAGAAGAAGAACTTGCGCACGGACACATTCATCAAGCAGGCTCAAGTTGCTCTGGCCATGATCATGGACATAAAGAAGATCATAAGTGTTGTGGTGGAGATAGCAGCAAGCATTCTGAAGGTGAACATTGTTGTTCTGATGATCATGCTAAAAAAGAAGAAAAAGAAGAAGAACCGCATGGCTGTTGTGGTCAATGCCACTAA
- the bioH gene encoding pimeloyl-ACP methyl ester esterase BioH — protein sequence MSIEKVVACRISGVGEDLVLLHGWGTNSAIWQGVETSLAQYFRVYCIDLPGFGKSSELSTYTLTSMLEAIIEVLPDHAIWCGWSLGGLLATYASYAYPHKVRKLIQVCSALKFVSEDPLYGVEGAVFENFKENLKTDKNKTLKRFISLQAQGPISSKKDIVVIKKSLQNSFIASDEALLSGLDLLQHTDLIECFATIKQPCLSIFGAYDALIPEQGRLQMQAILKHSQQVVFEQSAHAPFISERDRFCHLIKMF from the coding sequence GTGAGTATAGAAAAAGTGGTGGCGTGTCGTATTTCTGGTGTGGGTGAGGATCTGGTTTTATTACATGGTTGGGGAACCAATAGTGCTATATGGCAAGGTGTCGAGACATCTCTCGCCCAATATTTTAGAGTGTATTGCATTGATCTTCCCGGCTTTGGAAAAAGCTCTGAATTATCAACTTATACATTAACGTCTATGCTCGAGGCCATCATCGAAGTATTACCCGATCATGCGATTTGGTGTGGATGGTCATTGGGCGGTTTATTGGCGACCTATGCAAGTTATGCTTATCCACATAAAGTGAGAAAATTAATTCAGGTGTGTAGTGCATTAAAATTTGTGAGCGAAGATCCCCTTTATGGTGTTGAGGGTGCCGTTTTTGAAAATTTTAAGGAAAATTTAAAAACAGATAAAAATAAAACATTAAAGCGCTTTATTAGTTTACAAGCACAAGGACCAATTTCTTCAAAAAAAGATATTGTGGTAATAAAAAAATCATTACAAAATTCATTTATTGCTTCAGATGAGGCGTTGCTTTCTGGGCTTGATTTATTACAACACACTGATTTGATAGAATGCTTTGCTACTATTAAACAGCCATGCTTATCGATATTTGGGGCTTATGATGCACTCATACCCGAGCAGGGGCGTTTGCAAATGCAGGCAATATTAAAGCATAGTCAGCAAGTTGTTTTTGAACAATCTGCGCATGCTCCTTTTATTAGCGAAAGAGATCGCTTTTGTCACTTGATAAAAATGTTTTGA
- a CDS encoding ComF family protein yields the protein MYIKTLSSRLQQLSAYLLPAQCLLCRLPSQGSLLCMYCQKSLLKQRPHCLHCALPLIHDEAYCSQCMHNVDAFTQIYALDDYIKPYPALIKNFKYKKQLLNGQLLAQLLSLSIQQNIPADQISQVDYLIPVPLHCKRLRQRGFNQAQLLADVLAKNLSIPILNQAVQRIKNTCAQEGLNKQKRKKNLKGAFTLQKEQQASLKDAYVVIIDDVVSSGATVNSLCTILLQGGARRVDIWAICRTSRQPKQIISP from the coding sequence ATGTATATCAAGACATTGAGTTCGAGGCTTCAACAATTAAGTGCGTATCTTTTACCTGCACAATGTTTATTGTGCCGTCTGCCGAGTCAAGGCTCGCTACTTTGCATGTATTGCCAAAAGTCTTTACTCAAGCAGCGCCCCCATTGTTTACACTGCGCACTACCTTTGATCCACGATGAGGCTTATTGCAGTCAATGTATGCACAATGTCGATGCCTTCACTCAAATTTATGCGCTTGATGATTATATAAAACCGTATCCCGCATTAATAAAAAATTTTAAATATAAGAAACAGCTATTAAATGGACAATTACTTGCACAATTATTAAGTTTATCGATACAACAAAACATACCGGCAGATCAGATCTCCCAAGTGGATTATTTGATCCCAGTACCATTACACTGCAAACGCTTACGCCAACGTGGTTTCAATCAAGCACAGCTATTAGCAGATGTGCTTGCAAAAAACTTAAGCATTCCTATTTTAAATCAAGCAGTACAACGCATTAAAAACACTTGCGCACAAGAAGGGCTTAATAAACAAAAAAGGAAAAAAAACCTTAAAGGTGCTTTTACATTACAAAAAGAACAACAAGCCTCATTAAAAGACGCTTACGTTGTGATCATTGATGATGTTGTTAGCTCCGGAGCCACAGTAAACAGTTTATGCACTATCCTTTTACAAGGAGGTGCACGGCGCGTAGACATCTGGGCTATTTGCAGAACCTCTCGACAGCCTAAACAGATAATATCCCCATAA
- the nfuA gene encoding Fe-S biogenesis protein NfuA, which yields MIEITPVAQTHFKNLLAPQNEGTCIRVFVINPGTPKAECGVSYCPVEAVESSDTRLHFDGFDALVDEISVPFLEDAFIDLVEEDTGTQLTLKAPNAKMRKVKDDAPLQERVEYVIQVQINPQLASHGGFIKLIELTEDKVAVIEFGGGCNGCSQVDLTLKDGIEKELLEEFSGELNAVRDITEHQSGDHSFYK from the coding sequence ATGATAGAAATCACTCCGGTTGCACAAACACACTTTAAAAATTTACTAGCACCTCAAAATGAAGGGACTTGTATTCGCGTTTTTGTGATCAACCCAGGTACGCCAAAAGCAGAATGTGGCGTTTCATACTGCCCAGTTGAAGCCGTTGAAAGCAGTGACACTCGCTTACACTTTGATGGCTTTGACGCCTTAGTAGATGAGATAAGCGTACCCTTTTTAGAAGATGCTTTTATCGATCTCGTAGAAGAAGACACAGGTACACAACTGACTTTAAAAGCACCTAACGCTAAAATGCGTAAAGTTAAAGATGATGCCCCATTACAAGAGCGTGTTGAATACGTTATCCAAGTACAAATTAATCCACAACTTGCCAGTCATGGCGGTTTTATCAAATTAATTGAATTAACGGAAGATAAAGTCGCCGTGATTGAATTTGGAGGCGGTTGTAATGGTTGCTCTCAAGTCGACCTCACTTTAAAAGATGGTATCGAAAAAGAATTACTAGAAGAATTTTCGGGTGAACTTAATGCAGTAAGAGATATTACTGAACATCAAAGTGGAGATCATTCTTTTTATAAATAA
- a CDS encoding DEAD/DEAH box helicase: MSESNITQNEITFNELNLPEALLKVVSEMGYETPSPIQAQCIPHLLNGKDVLGLAQTGTGKTAAFALPLLANIDLSLKAPQVLVLAPTRELAIQVAEAFQTYSRHLAGFHVMPIYGGQSYNIQFGQLRRGPQVVVGTPGRIMDHLKRKTLDLSNLTTLVLDEADEMLRMGFIDDVETIMKDMPAKHQTALFSATMPDQIKRITKRYMNDPIEVKIKAKTSTVENIEQKCWIVRGVNKLDALTRMLETEEFDGVIIFARTKTATVELAERLEARGYRSAALNGDMNQQTRERTIARLKSGGLDILVATDVAARGLDVERISLVVNYDIPTDTESYVHRIGRTGRAGRKGKAILFAAPRERRLLKAIERATRQEITIMELPTRDEVTQTRIENFQKQVFDICESEDLTFFRNLYAQMEKNTELDELDLVSALLLMAQKEKPLQPVEEKFVEPRTHERSFDRESRGRGRDRGDRNSRGDRNDRGPRGERSERGGDKPRGRGRPTDVELETYRLDVGRSHGVQVKNIVGAIANEADINSRFIGDIKLNDEYSTIELPKGMPEATLKHLESVYVCKRQLKLRKE, from the coding sequence ATGTCAGAGTCAAATATAACACAAAACGAAATAACTTTTAATGAACTTAATCTTCCTGAAGCACTACTTAAAGTAGTTTCAGAGATGGGTTATGAAACACCTTCACCAATTCAAGCTCAATGTATTCCTCACCTATTAAATGGTAAAGATGTACTCGGCTTAGCACAAACAGGTACGGGTAAAACCGCAGCCTTTGCATTACCACTACTTGCAAATATCGATCTTTCTTTGAAGGCGCCACAAGTATTAGTATTGGCACCTACACGTGAACTTGCTATTCAAGTAGCAGAAGCATTCCAAACCTATTCTCGCCATTTAGCAGGTTTTCATGTAATGCCTATTTATGGTGGTCAAAGCTACAACATTCAATTTGGTCAATTACGTCGTGGACCACAAGTTGTTGTCGGTACGCCTGGTCGTATTATGGATCATCTAAAACGTAAAACGTTAGATTTATCTAACCTTACTACACTTGTTTTAGATGAAGCTGATGAGATGCTACGCATGGGCTTTATTGATGATGTTGAAACCATCATGAAAGATATGCCTGCAAAACATCAAACAGCACTTTTCTCTGCAACAATGCCGGATCAAATTAAACGTATTACTAAGCGTTACATGAATGATCCTATTGAAGTAAAGATTAAAGCTAAAACATCAACTGTTGAAAATATCGAGCAAAAATGTTGGATCGTACGTGGCGTTAATAAATTAGACGCATTAACACGTATGCTTGAAACTGAAGAGTTTGATGGCGTGATCATCTTTGCACGTACTAAAACGGCAACGGTAGAATTAGCGGAACGTTTAGAAGCTCGTGGCTACCGTAGCGCAGCGCTAAACGGCGATATGAATCAACAAACACGTGAACGTACTATTGCACGTTTAAAATCAGGTGGCCTAGATATTCTAGTAGCAACTGATGTTGCGGCTCGTGGTCTTGATGTTGAACGTATCAGTTTGGTCGTTAACTACGATATCCCAACAGATACTGAATCTTATGTTCACCGTATTGGTCGTACTGGCCGTGCTGGACGTAAAGGTAAAGCGATTTTATTTGCAGCGCCTCGTGAGCGTCGTTTATTAAAAGCGATTGAACGTGCTACGCGTCAAGAAATCACTATTATGGAACTACCAACACGTGATGAAGTAACACAAACACGTATTGAAAACTTCCAAAAACAAGTATTCGATATTTGTGAAAGCGAAGATTTAACTTTCTTCCGCAACTTATATGCACAAATGGAAAAAAATACAGAGCTTGATGAACTTGATCTTGTTTCTGCATTATTGCTCATGGCGCAAAAAGAAAAACCTTTACAGCCTGTTGAAGAAAAATTTGTAGAGCCTCGCACTCATGAACGTAGCTTTGATCGTGAAAGCCGTGGACGTGGACGTGATCGCGGAGATCGCAACAGCCGTGGTGATCGTAATGATCGTGGTCCTCGTGGTGAGCGCAGTGAACGCGGTGGTGATAAGCCTCGTGGTCGCGGACGTCCTACCGATGTTGAACTAGAAACATATCGTTTAGATGTGGGTCGTTCACATGGTGTGCAAGTTAAAAATATTGTTGGCGCAATTGCTAACGAAGCCGATATTAACAGCCGTTTTATTGGTGATATTAAATTAAATGACGAATACTCAACGATTGAGTTGCCTAAAGGTATGCCTGAAGCAACATTAAAACATCTTGAAAGTGTTTATGTTTGTAAACGTCAATTAAAACTTAGAAAAGAATAA
- the glmU gene encoding bifunctional UDP-N-acetylglucosamine diphosphorylase/glucosamine-1-phosphate N-acetyltransferase GlmU, whose amino-acid sequence MSLSVVILAAGKGTRMCSRLPKVLHKIADKPMVQHVIDTVKEVGATHIHLIYGHGGEQMKTAISASNLHWIEQTEQLGTGHAMQIAMPHFQEDEKILMVYGDVPLLSAKTLQKLIAAQPEGGIALLTNYLDDPTGYGRIERKQGDIIGIVEQKDASKEQLKINEVNTGILVADASDLRRWLPLLSNDNAAGEFYITDIIAMAHQQGAMINAVHPSHAFEVEGVNNRLQLANLERAYQRNVAEQLLLSGVMLRDPARFDLRGELSCGQDVDIDINVIIKGKVTLGDGVSIGANCILINCHIADNVEISANSIIEDSQIGDASTIGPFARIRPGTVLKKNVHIGNFVEIKKSTLGDGTKCGHLTYLGDSIVGSNVNVGAGVITCNYDGANKFQTHIGDDVFIGSDCQLIAPLSIGNGATTGAGTTVVSDVPENALAISRSKQRNINNWVRPVKKK is encoded by the coding sequence ATGTCTCTTAGTGTTGTTATTCTTGCCGCCGGTAAAGGTACGCGTATGTGCTCTCGTTTACCTAAAGTACTCCATAAAATTGCTGATAAACCGATGGTGCAGCATGTCATCGATACGGTTAAAGAAGTTGGCGCGACTCATATCCATTTGATCTATGGTCATGGAGGCGAGCAAATGAAAACTGCCATTAGCGCATCTAATTTACATTGGATTGAGCAAACTGAACAATTAGGAACTGGCCATGCGATGCAAATTGCAATGCCACACTTTCAAGAAGATGAAAAAATCTTGATGGTTTATGGCGATGTACCTTTGCTCTCTGCTAAGACATTACAAAAATTAATAGCTGCCCAGCCTGAAGGTGGCATCGCATTATTAACTAATTATTTAGATGATCCCACTGGCTATGGACGCATAGAGCGTAAGCAGGGCGATATCATCGGTATTGTCGAGCAAAAAGACGCCTCTAAAGAGCAATTAAAGATTAATGAGGTTAATACCGGAATTTTAGTTGCAGATGCTTCAGATTTACGTCGTTGGCTACCGCTGTTAAGCAATGATAATGCAGCGGGCGAGTTTTATATTACCGACATTATCGCAATGGCACATCAACAAGGTGCCATGATCAATGCCGTGCACCCAAGTCATGCCTTTGAAGTTGAGGGCGTTAATAACCGTTTACAACTTGCAAATTTAGAGCGCGCTTATCAACGTAATGTTGCGGAGCAGCTATTATTGAGTGGTGTTATGTTACGCGATCCTGCGCGTTTTGATTTACGTGGAGAGCTCTCTTGTGGGCAAGATGTTGATATTGATATTAACGTCATTATCAAAGGAAAAGTCACGCTAGGTGATGGTGTTAGCATCGGTGCAAACTGTATTTTAATTAACTGCCATATTGCAGATAACGTTGAGATCAGTGCGAACTCTATTATTGAAGATAGTCAGATTGGAGACGCATCTACGATAGGTCCGTTTGCGCGTATTCGTCCTGGTACGGTATTGAAAAAGAACGTTCATATTGGTAATTTTGTTGAAATAAAAAAATCAACATTAGGTGATGGCACAAAATGTGGGCATTTAACCTATTTAGGGGACAGCATTGTAGGCAGTAATGTAAATGTGGGCGCGGGGGTTATTACGTGTAATTATGATGGTGCTAATAAATTCCAAACACATATTGGTGATGATGTTTTCATTGGTAGTGATTGTCAGTTAATTGCACCTCTGAGCATTGGTAATGGTGCGACTACAGGGGCAGGCACGACGGTGGTGAGTGATGTACCTGAAAATGCACTTGCGATATCACGCAGTAAACAACGCAATATTAATAATTGGGTTCGTCCTGTTAAGAAGAAATAA
- the nadE gene encoding ammonia-dependent NAD(+) synthetase — MKQKILQEMHVQAVIDIDIEIKQRIAFIKTKLQQARSHTLVLGISGGVDSSCAGRLCQIAINELNNENTTNAYQFIAVRLPYAEQKDEHEAQLALKFICPTHNLTVNVQSGTDAIHQETLQSLQQTNLDINGVNLDFVKGNVKARMRMIAQYEIAGLTGGLVVGTDHSAENITGFYTKHGDGACDLAPLFGLNKRQVRSLAKTLGAPKILVEKAPTADLEEQKPLLEDEVALGMTYQQIDDFLEGKKVPQDIEDKLIKLYLATEHKRQSIPTLYN, encoded by the coding sequence ATGAAACAAAAAATATTACAAGAAATGCACGTGCAAGCTGTTATCGATATTGATATCGAAATTAAGCAACGTATTGCCTTTATCAAAACAAAATTACAACAAGCGCGTAGTCATACCCTTGTCTTAGGCATCAGTGGTGGCGTCGATTCAAGCTGTGCAGGGCGACTTTGCCAAATAGCTATCAACGAACTTAATAATGAAAACACCACAAATGCTTATCAATTTATAGCAGTACGCTTGCCCTATGCAGAGCAAAAAGATGAACATGAGGCGCAACTTGCCCTAAAATTTATTTGCCCTACGCATAACCTCACCGTAAATGTACAAAGTGGCACAGATGCTATCCACCAAGAAACATTGCAAAGTTTACAACAGACTAACCTTGATATAAATGGCGTTAATTTAGATTTTGTTAAAGGTAATGTAAAAGCGCGAATGCGCATGATAGCCCAATATGAAATTGCAGGATTAACGGGGGGATTAGTAGTGGGCACTGATCATAGCGCTGAAAACATTACCGGTTTTTATACTAAGCATGGTGATGGTGCTTGCGATCTTGCACCTTTATTTGGCTTAAACAAACGCCAGGTTCGATCGCTTGCTAAAACACTGGGGGCTCCCAAAATATTAGTCGAAAAGGCGCCAACAGCAGACTTAGAAGAACAAAAACCATTACTTGAAGATGAAGTCGCATTAGGAATGACTTATCAACAAATTGATGATTTTTTAGAAGGTAAAAAAGTCCCTCAAGATATTGAAGATAAACTCATAAAATTATACCTTGCGACTGAGCACAAACGCCAAAGTATCCCAACGCTGTATAATTAA
- the asd gene encoding aspartate-semialdehyde dehydrogenase, which produces MKKVGLIGWRGMVGSVLMQRMSAENDFSTMEPVFFSTSQTGLKAPNHGQKEIQLQDAYALQSLSKMDIIVTCQGGEYTDEIYPKLRAQGWSGYWIDAASTLRMRDDALIVLDPINNQSIQEGLQNGIKTYVGGNCTVSLLLMALGGLFAKDLIEWVAPQTYQAASGAGAKNMRELIAQMGSIEQCVSQQLSDPASAILEIDRKVTEHLRSDQLPTQQFGSPLAGSLIPWIDAEMPSGQSKEEWKAQVEANKILGKNKEIIPIDGLCIRIGAMRCHSQAITMKLKKDINILEIEKILADHNEWVKVIPNTREASIAELSPAAVSGTLNIAVGRIRKLSMGAQYVSAFTVGDQLLWGAAEPLRRMLNILLVK; this is translated from the coding sequence ATGAAAAAAGTAGGATTAATTGGTTGGCGAGGCATGGTTGGCTCAGTATTAATGCAGCGCATGTCAGCAGAAAATGATTTTTCAACCATGGAGCCTGTTTTTTTCAGCACCTCTCAAACAGGCCTTAAGGCCCCGAACCATGGCCAAAAAGAAATCCAGCTACAAGATGCTTATGCACTGCAGAGTTTGTCTAAAATGGATATTATTGTAACCTGCCAAGGTGGAGAATATACCGATGAGATCTACCCTAAATTACGCGCTCAAGGATGGAGCGGATATTGGATAGATGCAGCATCTACACTGCGCATGCGCGATGATGCCTTAATCGTTTTAGATCCTATCAATAACCAAAGCATACAAGAAGGCCTACAAAACGGCATCAAAACGTATGTTGGTGGGAATTGCACCGTCTCATTATTACTGATGGCATTAGGTGGCTTATTTGCCAAAGATCTTATTGAATGGGTTGCACCACAAACGTATCAAGCGGCATCCGGTGCGGGTGCAAAAAATATGCGTGAATTAATTGCACAAATGGGCTCTATTGAGCAATGTGTATCCCAGCAACTCAGCGATCCTGCCTCTGCCATTTTAGAGATAGATAGAAAAGTCACCGAGCATTTACGTAGCGATCAATTACCTACCCAGCAATTTGGTAGCCCACTTGCAGGTAGCTTGATCCCTTGGATCGATGCAGAAATGCCCTCAGGTCAAAGTAAAGAAGAGTGGAAAGCACAAGTTGAAGCGAATAAAATTTTAGGTAAAAATAAAGAGATTATTCCGATTGATGGTTTATGCATACGTATTGGTGCAATGCGTTGTCATAGCCAAGCTATCACCATGAAACTAAAAAAAGATATCAACATCTTAGAGATTGAAAAAATACTCGCCGATCATAATGAGTGGGTGAAGGTTATTCCCAATACACGAGAAGCTTCTATTGCAGAGCTGTCTCCTGCGGCGGTAAGTGGCACGTTAAACATTGCAGTTGGGCGGATAAGAAAATTAAGCATGGGCGCACAATACGTTAGTGCATTTACCGTGGGCGACCAGTTATTATGGGGAGCCGCAGAGCCACTACGACGTATGCTTAATATTTTATTAGTAAAATAG